The Sorangiineae bacterium MSr11954 DNA segment CGATTCACCCCTGAACAAGAAGCCAAGCGCCCCAAGTTCGCCTTCCTGCCATTCGGCGGCGGCCCGCGCATTTGCATCGGCAACGCCTTCGCGATGCTCGAGGTCACCCTCGTCCTCGCCACCTTGGCGCAGCGGTTCCAGCTCGATTTGGTGCCGGGCACGAAGGTGGAGCCCGAGCCGCAGATCACGCTCCGCCCGCGTCATGGTTTGCCCATGACATTGCGAAGGCGCGAGCGCGTCGCAGGCGCGTAACGTCACGTCGCGGGCGCGCGACCTCGCGGCGCGGGCGCGCGACCTCGCGGCGCGGGCGCGCGATATCGGCCGCGGCGTCGTGCCCATGGCCTTACGACGGCACGATGTCGATGAAGCGGGCAATGGGTGACAGCCATCTATGGGCGCGCACGACGACATTGCGAAGTTTCGGCGCATCGCGGCGCAGCGTCTCGTTCATTCGTCATTTCAATACGTCACTCGCATCGTCCTGGCGCATCTCCGTGCCGGGTGCGCGGCCCCAATTGCATCGACGTAGACACGTGTCGCTCGTGCGGATCGTTGCTGCGGCAAGCACCTTCGCGTTCGTCGGCGAGACGGCGCCCGCGTGGCCCGTTGGACCATCGGCGCGCCGTCGTCCAATGCGTGGGGTGCGACCATCGCCCTCAGCGCGGAGTTCGTAGGACCTTTGCCGAAGGACGGCCTGGTCGCCCATGCCGCCGTTCGGGCGCGGGACGCGCACATTTGTTGGACCGACGTGACCCTGGTGGGCAGCACCTCGCGCGCCGTGCACGCTTTTGGAACCGTCGTGTACCGCTTCAGCAAAAAGGGCGGATCGTAGACCGGCTCACGATCCGTCCCCAGGCTCTCGCGATGACGGCGAGAGACCGGTGAATGCCGGCCCGCGGTTGCAAAGACGTTCACGCCGATGATGGGCTTCATGGGCGCGATGGGCAAATCGAGCAGCGAAGCCAACGCCTCGCAGGTCTTTGGAATGAGCTCCGTTTGGATGGACACCGAGGGTCTCGAGCTTCACCGCGAGCTCGAGCTCTTGCTCGATGGTCATCGCATTACCGGGCGCCTGCTCACCGTCTCGCAGCGTGGCGTCGAAGACGCTCGACATTCGCATTCGTCCCCATTACGCCTCCGCGCAACGAACGTCCCCGTCATTAGTTGCAGGTTGCAGATAGCTAACGCACTAGGTCGATTGGCAAGCTCGGTCCGCCGCCGTCCGGAGAGGCGTGCTCATGACATTCGTCATGGACCATGCCGAAACGATACGTACGAAGCAGGAGTCGCCACGGATCAAAACACGACACGTGTGCATCAAAACGTCGTCGGCGCGCCGGCGGCGCTGAAATCGCCGCCGGTTTCGCGTTGGATTTCTACGAGCGTTCGCGCAGCTCGTCGGGGACGGGCACGGACAGGCGACGCGCATCGAGCCAGAGGCCCTCCAAGTCGTAGAGGCCGCGCGCCTCGTCTTGGAAGATGTGGACGACGACGTCGCCGTAATCCATCAGCACCCAGTTGGCGTGCGGGAGCCCCTCGACGGAGAGCGGCCTTCGCCCCTTCTTTTGCAGCGCCTCCTCGATGCCTTGGGAGAGCGCGATGACCTGGCGATCGCTTCGACCGGTCATCAGAACGAGAAAGTCCGCGTAGTCGACCTTGCCGGCCACGTCGAGGATCTCCAGCCCCACGGCTTTTTTGTCGAGGGCCGCGACGGCGATGGCGATGGCGTTCTGACGGGCCTCGTCGCTCGCGACGCTGGCCGACTCGGTGCGAACGGCCTTGCGGGTCTTGGGCCCCACCCCCTTGGCCGCTTGGCTCAGCGGGGAGCCGGCCGCACGCTTTGCGGCGGGTTTGGTCCCCGGGGCAGCATCCGATTTCGCGCCCGTCGAGGCACGGCGGGGGGCAAGACGCGGGGCGTCGCCGCGGCTCGAGCCTGCGAACGGTTCGCTGGAGCCCGACGAGCCGCCGCTCGCGACGGGCTTGCCTGGACGCGGGGAGCCGTGGGAGGAGCGGATGCGGGGCGTGCGTCCATCGCCGCCCTTCGAGGTGCTGCTCCCGGACTGTGTTCGTCGTGTGGTGGCCAAAGTTTCTCCGTGATTACCTTGTCTGGCCGCTTCCGTTCAAGATCCACTTCATGGTGGTGAGCGCTTCCAACCCCATGGGTCCCCGCCAGTGCAGCCGGCTGGTGGCGATCCCAATCTCGGCGCCCAGCCCCAGCTGCCCCCCATCGTGAAAGCGGGTCGAAGCGTTCACGGCCACGCAGGCCGCGTCGACTTCATGCTGAAAACGGCGGGCGCGTGACGAGTCGGTGGTGCAAATGGCCTCCGTGTGACCCGACCCGTAGCGCGCGATGTGGTCCAAAGCACCCTCGAGCCCCCGCACCACCCGCACGGCCAGCACCCGGTCGAGAAACTCGTAGCCCCAGTCGGAGAGGGCCGCCTCCCGCGCCTCGGGGACCAGCGCCCGCGTACGCTCGCAGCCGCGAAGCTCGCAGCCGCCCGCCAGGAGCGCGGCCGCCACCTTGGGGAGAATCCGCGCGGCATCGGCTTCGTCCACCAGCAGGCACTCGAGCGCATTGCACACGCCGGGGCGCGACAATTTGCCGTTGACGGCGAGGTTCACTGCCATGTCGACATCGCAACCGAGGTCCAAATAGAGGTGGCAGACGCCCTTGTAATGCTGCACCACCGGGACGCGGGCGTGCTCGGTGACGAAGCGGATGAGCGCCTCGCCACCGCGGGGGATCACCAGGTCGAGGCTCTCGCTTTGCTGGACGAGCGCCCGCACCGCCTCGCGGTCGGTGAACGGGATGACGGCGGCTAGGTCGGGCGGGAGATCGCTTCGTTCGAGCGCCTCCGAGATGACCTTGGCGAGCACGCGGTTCGAGTAGAACGCCTCGGAGCCGCCGCGCAGCACCACGGCGTTGCCGGCCTTGAGGCATAGCGCGCTGGCCTCTACCGTGACATTGGGGCGCGCCTCGTAAATCATGGCCACCACGCCGAGCGGCACCCGCACGCGCTGCATGGCGATGCCGCTCGCCAAGGTGCGGGCCTCGATGACGCCGCCCACCGGATCGGGCAGCTCCGCGATTTCCTCCACCCCCACGGCGATGGACTCGAGCCGCGCGGGATCGAGCGCCAGCCGATCGAGCAGCGCTCCCTTCGTGCCCCGCTGCCGCGCCGCCTCCAGATCGAGCGCGTTTTGCTCGAGGATTTCACCGCGGCGCGCGCGCAAGCCGGCGGCCATCGCATGAAGGGCGCGGTCCTTGGTCGCGCGATCGCGCGGGGCGAGCTTGCGGCTGGCGCGACGGGCGCGCGCGCAAAGGTTCGCGATTTCCTCGGTCAGGTTGGCATCGGTCATGCCAGAGCTTGGAGCGGTCACGCCGCACAGGTTACAGCCCCGAACGAGCCCCGTCGAGGTAGCGTGCCAAGGTCAGAACCATGGGCCCCATCTTGGGACTCTCCGGAACGATATGGGGCGGAATTCCCAGCGAACGGAGCGTTTCCGCACACGTCGGGCCGATGGCCACCACCGTGACCCTGCCGTGGAGCGCCTCCACCAGCGCATCGCGTTTGCCGAGTTCTTCGGCGATGGCCACCAGATGGCGCGCGTGCACTTGGGTCGTAAAGGCCACCGCGCCCACCTCGCCCGCGATGATCTCGTCCACGAGCCTCACGAGCGGTCGCGTGTCCTCGGGCAGCTCCCACGCGTAAAGAAGGAGCTCGAAGACGTTCGGAATTTTGGAGCGGGTGGCCGTGACCAGGGCTTCGCTGCGCTCGCCGTGGTGAACGATGAGCGCCGCCTCCAAGGCGCACGGCTCGGGCGCGACCACGGTATCGAGCGCCTCGACGGCGTCGAGCAGCTCGCGCGTGGTGTGCGGCGACGCCGCGCGCACGGTCACCGGCATGCCGAAGCGCTTGAGCGCGGCCACCGGCTTGGGCCCGCGGCACACGGTGATGGAGCGCGCCAGAATGGCCTCGAGGCTGGTGCGCCGGCCCATGTCGTCGGCGATTCGAAAGAGCGCCTCGACCCCCACGCCGGTGGCGAAGATGGTCACCGGGCGGCGGACGGCCGCGAGCCCATCGAGCGCCGCGGCCACCTCGTCGCGCGGTTCACGCGGGGTTTCCCGCAGCGCGGGGACCGAGTAGGGCTCGCCGCCGTGGCGTCGAACGAGATCGGCCAGCTCCTCGTTGCGGCGCGCCTCCAGGAGCGCGATGCGCAGGCCGCGCAGCGAAGGGAGCGATGAGCTCGAATTGGACGGTGCGTTGGACGAGTTGGACGGGGGCGTCGAGCCGGAGTCGGGCGTGTTGGTCATGGGGGCCGATCCCAAGACATGCCACGTTACACGTGAAGAATCACTTCGCCCGTGCTCGATACTTCCACCGGATACGTCCGAAGGGTGTCGCATGCACCTTGGGTAACGCAGCCGGTGCGCAGATCGAATGTGTACGCATGAAGCGGGCAAACGACCCGGGCGGCGCCCACGATGCCGTCGGCGAGCGGCCCCTGCCCGTGCGGGCACTGCGCTTGGGTCGCGAACAGCTCACCGGCGCGCGTGCGAAAGACCGCCACCTCGAGTTCACCTGCACGAAACGTGCGTCCTTCACCGAGCGCGATGCGCTCCACCGAACCGAGATTCCACGTCGACATGACTCTCACTCCCCGGACGCCCGCGCCAAGACCGGCTCGAGCGGCTCCAACTTTTCGGAAAACTGCGTAACGTGCGGAACTTCTTTCCATGGGTCGGCGTACGCCTGCACCGAGGCTTCGATGTCCGCGTCCAGCCGCGCGCCGATGCCCTCGACATCGTCGACGACCACCTTGCGCACCTCTTCGATGCCCACGCGCTCCACGAAGTCGTAGGTGCGCTCGAGGTATTTGGCGTTCTCGCGATAATATTGCATGAAGCGCCCCATGTAACGGAGGACGGAGTCATGCGAATCCACCGTGCAGAGGATATCCCCTTTGCGCACGCGGGAGCCGGCGGCGCCGCCCACGTAGATCTCCCAGGTGCCGCCGGAGGTGGCCACGGCGCCGATGTCCTTGGTGGTCGCCTCCGAGCAATTGCGCGGGCAGCCGGCGGTGGCGAGCTTCATCTTGTGAGGCGACTCGATGCCCTGAAATCGCTCTTCGATGGCGATGCCGAGCCCCGTGCTGTCGCCCACGCCATAACGGCAAAAGTCCGTCCCCACACACGTCTTGCAAGTGCGAAATGCCTTCGAGTAGGCGTGGCCCGAGGGCATATCCAGATCGCGCCAGACGTGCGGCAGATCTTCTTTTTTGATCCCGAGCAGATCGATCCGCTGGCCGCCCGTGATCTTGACCATCTTGGCGCCATATTTGTCGGCCGCGTTGGCGATCTTTCGGAGCTGGTCGGCCGAGGTCACGCCGCCGTAGATGCGCGGGATGACGCTGAAGGTGGCGTCGCGCTGGATGTTCGCGTGCACGCGGTCGTTGATGAACCGCGCGTCGCGCTCGTCGACGTACTCTTTGCCCCAGAGCGTCTTCAGGAGCGAGGCGAGCCCCGGTTTGCTGGCCGTATCTTCTTTGCCGCCCGCGAGCTCCCGAAAGACCGCCGAGACGCTCGTCAAGCCGCGCGCCCGGATCTCCTCCACCAGCTCCGGCTTCGGCAGCGGAACGCCCGGTACGTAATAGTGGACCGAGGGATCCTCCACCACGGCATCTCCGGCCGCCAGCTCGAGGAGCGCCCCCACGTCCCCCTTGCACGTGCCGCAACCGGTACCCGCCCGGGTGCTCTCGCACAAGACCTTGAGCGAGCGCGCGCCCCCGCGGACCGCGCGGAGAATGTCGCCTTTCGAGATGCCGTTGCAATTGCAAATTTGCGCCTCGTCGGGGAGGCTCTCGAGGGAGGCGGCCGCGCGGCCATCGCCGCCATCGAGCCGGAAGAGCAGCTCCGCGCGGTTCTCGGGGACCTCGGCGCCGCGATCGAACGACTGCACCAGCCCCGGCGCGGCCTCGGGATCGCCGAGCAGGATGGCGCCGACGATGCGGCCATCGCGCACGATGACCTTCTTGTAAACGCCGCGCTTGGCCTCGGCGTAGGTGACCTCTTCGTCGTTCTCGGTGGAGGCCTCCCGCTCGCCCATGACCGCGAGATCGACCCCCATCACCTTGAGCTTCGTCGCGACCCGCGAGCCATGGTACGTCGCGCCGGGCTTGCGCGCGGAGAGGCGCTCGGCGAGGACCCGCGCCTGGTCCCAGAGCGGCGCCACCAGGCCGTAGGTCTTCCCGGCGTGCTCCGAGCACTCGCCGATGGCGAAGACATGGGGATCGTCGGGCGACGCGAGATCGTCGCCGACCACGATGCCGCGGGCCACCGTGAGCCCCGCCTCCCGCGCCAATTGTGTGTTGGGGCGGATGCCGGCGGAGACGACGACCATGTCGCAGTCCAGGGTGCCCCCGTCTTGGAAGCGCAGCCCCGTGACCGCGCCGTCCTGGCCCAGGATTTCACAGGTCGCCTTCTCCAGGTGGATGCGGAGCCCCATTTGCAACAAGGTGCGCTGCAGGATGCCGCCCGCCGTGCGATCGAGCTGCAGCTCCATGAGGTGGTTCATCAGGTGCACCACGTGCACGTTCATGCCGCGCTGGAGCAGGCCGCGCGCCGCCTCCAGGCCGAGCAGGCCGCCGCCGATGACCGCCGCCGTCTTGCGCCCGGGGATGTACTTGAGGATGGAGTCGCAGTCGTCGAGGGTGCGAAAGACGAAGACGCCCTCCTGCGCCGTGCCCTCCATGCGCGGAACGAAGGCCGAGCTGCCCAGCGCGAACACCACGTCGTCGTAAGGCTCCACCCCCCCGTTGTCGCCGCGCACGATCTTGGCGTGGCGATCGACCGCGACCACCCGCACGCCCGCGTGGAGCGTGATGTTATTTTCCTCGTACCAACGGAGCGGGTTGATGAAAATGTCCTTTGGGTCGTGCGCGCCCGCCAGCACGTTCGACAACAAAATACGGTTGTAGTTGCCATAGGGCTCATCGCCGAACATGACGATGTCGAACCGCTCCTTCCCGCCGCGCAGAA contains these protein-coding regions:
- the rsfS gene encoding ribosome silencing factor; translated protein: MATTRRTQSGSSTSKGGDGRTPRIRSSHGSPRPGKPVASGGSSGSSEPFAGSSRGDAPRLAPRRASTGAKSDAAPGTKPAAKRAAGSPLSQAAKGVGPKTRKAVRTESASVASDEARQNAIAIAVAALDKKAVGLEILDVAGKVDYADFLVLMTGRSDRQVIALSQGIEEALQKKGRRPLSVEGLPHANWVLMDYGDVVVHIFQDEARGLYDLEGLWLDARRLSVPVPDELRERS
- a CDS encoding glutamate-5-semialdehyde dehydrogenase, with translation MTDANLTEEIANLCARARRASRKLAPRDRATKDRALHAMAAGLRARRGEILEQNALDLEAARQRGTKGALLDRLALDPARLESIAVGVEEIAELPDPVGGVIEARTLASGIAMQRVRVPLGVVAMIYEARPNVTVEASALCLKAGNAVVLRGGSEAFYSNRVLAKVISEALERSDLPPDLAAVIPFTDREAVRALVQQSESLDLVIPRGGEALIRFVTEHARVPVVQHYKGVCHLYLDLGCDVDMAVNLAVNGKLSRPGVCNALECLLVDEADAARILPKVAAALLAGGCELRGCERTRALVPEAREAALSDWGYEFLDRVLAVRVVRGLEGALDHIARYGSGHTEAICTTDSSRARRFQHEVDAACVAVNASTRFHDGGQLGLGAEIGIATSRLHWRGPMGLEALTTMKWILNGSGQTR
- a CDS encoding uroporphyrinogen-III synthase, with amino-acid sequence MTNTPDSGSTPPSNSSNAPSNSSSSLPSLRGLRIALLEARRNEELADLVRRHGGEPYSVPALRETPREPRDEVAAALDGLAAVRRPVTIFATGVGVEALFRIADDMGRRTSLEAILARSITVCRGPKPVAALKRFGMPVTVRAASPHTTRELLDAVEALDTVVAPEPCALEAALIVHHGERSEALVTATRSKIPNVFELLLYAWELPEDTRPLVRLVDEIIAGEVGAVAFTTQVHARHLVAIAEELGKRDALVEALHGRVTVVAIGPTCAETLRSLGIPPHIVPESPKMGPMVLTLARYLDGARSGL
- a CDS encoding nitrite reductase (NAD(P)H) small subunit: MSTWNLGSVERIALGEGRTFRAGELEVAVFRTRAGELFATQAQCPHGQGPLADGIVGAARVVCPLHAYTFDLRTGCVTQGACDTLRTYPVEVSSTGEVILHV
- the nirB gene encoding nitrite reductase large subunit NirB; translated protein: MKKKLVVIGNGMAGARLVEELLLRGGKERFDIVMFGDEPYGNYNRILLSNVLAGAHDPKDIFINPLRWYEENNITLHAGVRVVAVDRHAKIVRGDNGGVEPYDDVVFALGSSAFVPRMEGTAQEGVFVFRTLDDCDSILKYIPGRKTAAVIGGGLLGLEAARGLLQRGMNVHVVHLMNHLMELQLDRTAGGILQRTLLQMGLRIHLEKATCEILGQDGAVTGLRFQDGGTLDCDMVVVSAGIRPNTQLAREAGLTVARGIVVGDDLASPDDPHVFAIGECSEHAGKTYGLVAPLWDQARVLAERLSARKPGATYHGSRVATKLKVMGVDLAVMGEREASTENDEEVTYAEAKRGVYKKVIVRDGRIVGAILLGDPEAAPGLVQSFDRGAEVPENRAELLFRLDGGDGRAAASLESLPDEAQICNCNGISKGDILRAVRGGARSLKVLCESTRAGTGCGTCKGDVGALLELAAGDAVVEDPSVHYYVPGVPLPKPELVEEIRARGLTSVSAVFRELAGGKEDTASKPGLASLLKTLWGKEYVDERDARFINDRVHANIQRDATFSVIPRIYGGVTSADQLRKIANAADKYGAKMVKITGGQRIDLLGIKKEDLPHVWRDLDMPSGHAYSKAFRTCKTCVGTDFCRYGVGDSTGLGIAIEERFQGIESPHKMKLATAGCPRNCSEATTKDIGAVATSGGTWEIYVGGAAGSRVRKGDILCTVDSHDSVLRYMGRFMQYYRENAKYLERTYDFVERVGIEEVRKVVVDDVEGIGARLDADIEASVQAYADPWKEVPHVTQFSEKLEPLEPVLARASGE